The Camelina sativa cultivar DH55 unplaced genomic scaffold, Cs unpScaffold12471, whole genome shotgun sequence genomic sequence AGCCAGGAAACGTCGCCGAGGGAGTTCTCCAACTGAGCGGACATCTTGCGGAAGGCGGCGGCGGGGATGATGGTGAAGACGCGCTTCATGAGACCATTGGCACGGCACTTGAGGACAAGGGAGAGAGCCTTGTCGAGCATCTGCTCGGTGTCATCGATGATGCGGCGAGTGGGACGCTCGTAAAGGTCGTTGCTGGCGCGAGCAGCCTGGCGAAGAAGAGCAGCGAGCTTCTCGGTCTTGGCCTTGAGTTCGGCGCACTCCTGCTTGAAGGAAC encodes the following:
- the LOC109132012 gene encoding uncharacterized protein LOC109132012 produces the protein MADIVKQILAKPIQLSDQVVKAADEASSFKQECAELKAKTEKLAALLRQAARASNDLYERPTRRIIDDTEQMLDKALSLVLKCRANGLMKRVFTIIPAAAFRKMSAQLENSLGDVS